Proteins encoded within one genomic window of Alteribacter populi:
- a CDS encoding ribonuclease H-like domain-containing protein: MSLQGKLQRMKGYMNNEVPERSHRSGRPEPTSAGDFEKTDDRFPFSHEKLWKKYGFEPHFFDGEYSLIRKRSYKITNYHGNRRFSELKEVHEAWQGQKTEHPLSTKGVHIEDLLFFDTETTGLSSGAGTSIFLMGYSRIKGDYVEVVQHFMPGPASEAAFFHGFLSDFQPSNHLVSYNGKAFDWPHVKSRHAFVRNEVPKLPKFGHFDLLHAARRLWKYELPSCRLSIVESERLKIKRRNETPGSLAPILYFEYLEHKNPEELEGIFRHHEWDVLSLIVLFADISKRLLKIDDTHSSNIEHLQMGNWFAQVKDFGAACDHYEKAALTHGNTQSTAYLKLGMIYKKQKKFTEAKRFFERSIQSNTGLSSLRESYEELAKIMEHQDKDFEKALFFTGKAMNAELEAARVARHEQPKLCRLKKRMDRLEKKVAVQQERSEGR; encoded by the coding sequence ATGAGTTTACAAGGGAAATTGCAGAGAATGAAAGGGTATATGAATAATGAAGTGCCAGAACGATCACATCGCTCTGGCCGTCCAGAGCCAACCTCGGCAGGTGATTTTGAAAAAACCGATGACAGATTCCCCTTTTCTCATGAAAAACTGTGGAAAAAATATGGGTTTGAACCGCATTTTTTTGATGGTGAGTATTCTCTTATTCGCAAGCGCTCCTATAAAATAACAAATTACCATGGCAATCGCCGGTTTTCAGAGCTTAAAGAAGTACATGAAGCGTGGCAGGGTCAAAAAACAGAACACCCTCTTTCAACGAAAGGCGTTCACATAGAAGACCTTCTATTCTTTGATACAGAAACGACCGGGTTATCTAGCGGAGCAGGGACGTCAATTTTCTTAATGGGCTATTCGCGTATCAAAGGAGATTATGTTGAGGTTGTCCAGCACTTTATGCCGGGACCGGCGAGTGAAGCAGCTTTTTTTCACGGTTTTCTATCAGATTTTCAACCAAGTAATCATTTGGTCAGTTATAATGGGAAAGCATTCGACTGGCCTCATGTAAAGTCGCGGCATGCTTTTGTTCGAAATGAAGTACCTAAATTACCGAAGTTTGGTCATTTTGATTTATTACATGCGGCTCGTAGACTTTGGAAATACGAATTACCATCGTGCCGGCTGTCCATTGTCGAAAGCGAAAGGCTAAAGATAAAAAGGAGAAACGAGACACCAGGAAGTCTCGCGCCGATTTTGTATTTTGAATACTTAGAGCATAAAAATCCTGAAGAGCTGGAAGGGATTTTCCGGCACCATGAATGGGACGTTTTATCGTTGATCGTTTTGTTTGCAGATATTTCTAAGCGGTTATTGAAAATAGATGATACGCACTCATCGAATATCGAGCATCTCCAAATGGGAAATTGGTTTGCACAAGTAAAAGACTTTGGCGCCGCTTGTGATCATTACGAAAAAGCGGCATTAACTCATGGCAACACACAAAGCACCGCATATCTCAAATTGGGCATGATATATAAAAAGCAAAAAAAATTCACTGAAGCTAAAAGGTTTTTTGAGCGAAGTATTCAATCAAATACTGGCTTATCCAGTTTGCGTGAAAGTTATGAAGAACTCGCTAAAATAATGGAGCACCAGGACAAAGACTTTGAAAAGGCGCTGTTTTTTACAGGGAAAGCGATGAACGCTGAACTGGAAGCAGCTCGGGTTGCTCGTCATGAGCAGCCTAAATTATGTAGGTTAAAAAAACGAATGGATCGGCTCGAGAAAAAAGTTGCTGTTCAACAAGAAAGGAGTGAAGGGCGTTGA